Proteins encoded in a region of the Suricata suricatta isolate VVHF042 chromosome 10, meerkat_22Aug2017_6uvM2_HiC, whole genome shotgun sequence genome:
- the IKZF4 gene encoding zinc finger protein Eos isoform X5: protein MDLEDCNGRSYMSGSGDSSLEKEFLGAPVGPSVSTPNSQHSSPSRSLSANSIKVEMYSDEESSRLLGPDERLLEKDDSVIVEDSLSEPLGYCDGSGPEPHSPGGIRLPNGKLKCDVCGMVCIGPNVLMVHKRSHTGERPFHCNQCGASFTQKGNLLRHIKLHSGEKPFKCPFCNYACRRRDALTGHLRTHSVSSPTVGKPYKCNYCGRSYKQQSTLEEHKERCHNYLQSLSTEAQALAGQAGDEIRDLEMVPDSMLHSSSERPTFIDRLANSLTKRKRSTPQKFVGEKQMRFSLSDIPYDVNSGGYEKDVELVAHHGLEPGFGGSLAFVGTEHLRPLRLPPTNCISELTPVISSVYTQMQPLPGRLELPGSREAGEGPEDLADGGPLLYRARGPLTDPGASPSNGCQDSTDTESNHEDRVGGVVSLPQGPPPQPPPTIVVGRPSPAYAKEDPKPQEGLLRGTPGPSKEVLRVVGESGEPVKAFKCEHCRILFLDHVMFTIHMGCHGFRDPFECNICGYHSQDRYEFSSHIVRGEHKVG from the exons ATGGACCTAGAAGACTGCAATGGTCGCTCCTATATGTCTG GTAGCGGGGACTCATCTCTGGAGAAGGAGTTCCTTGGGGCCCCAGTGGGGCCCTCAGTGAGCACCCCCAACAGCCAGCACTCTTCTCCCAGCCGCTCACTTAGTG CCAACTCCATCAAGGTGGAGATGTACAGCGATGAGGAGTCGAGCAGACTGCTGGGGCCAGATGAGCGGCTCCTAGAAAAGGACGACAGTGTGATCGTGGAAGACTCGTTGTCAGAGCCCCTGGGCTACTGTGACGGAAGTGGGCCAGAACCTCACTCCCCCGGGGGCATCCGGCTGCCCAATGGCAAGCTCAAATGTGATGTCTGCGGCATGGTCTGTATCGGACCCAATGTGCTCATGGTGCATAAGCGCAGCCACACGG GTGAAAGGCCCTTCCACTGCAACCAGTGTGGCGCCTCCTTCACCCAGAAGGGGAACCTGCTGCGCCACATCAAACTGCACTCTGGGGAGAAGCCTTTCAAATGTCCCTTCTGTAACTACGCCTGCCGCCGGCGTGATGCTCTCACTGGCCACCTCCGTACACACTCCG TCTCCTCTCCCACGGTGGGCAAGCCCTACAAGTGTAACTACTGTGGCCGGAGCTACAAACAGCAGAGTACGCTGGAGGAGCACAAAGAGAGGTGCCACAACTACCTACAGAGTCTCAGCACTGAAGCCCAAGCTCTGGCTGGACAAGCAG gtGATGAGATACGTGACCTAGAGATGGTGCCGGACTCCATGCTGCACTCATCCTCTGAGCGGCCAACCTTCATTGATCGGCTGGCCAACAGCCTCACCAAACGCAAGCGTTCCACCCCCCAGAAGTTTGTAG GTGAAAAGCAGATGCGTTTCAGCCTCTCAGACATCCCCTATGATGTGAACTCGGGTGGCTATGAGAAGGATGTGGAGTTGGTGGCACACcatggcctggagcctggctttggaGGTTCTCTGGCCTTTGTGGGGACAGAGCATCTGCGTCCCCTCCGCCTTCCACCTACCAATTGCATCTCAGAACTCACACCCGTCATCAGCTCTGTCTACACCCAGATGCAGCCCCTCCCTGGCCGACTGGAGCTTCCAGGGTCCCGGGAAGCAGGTGAGGGACCTGAGGACCTGGCTGATGGAGGTCCCCTCCTCTACCGGGCCCGAGGCCCCCTAACCGACCCTGGGGCATCCCCCAGCAATGGCTGCCAGGACTCTACAGACACAGAGAGCAACCACGAAGATCGGGTTGGGGGGGTGGTATCCCTCCCTCAgggtcccccaccccagccacctcCCACTATTGTGGTGGGCCGGCCCAGTCCTGCCTACGCCAAAGAGGACCCCAAGCCACAGGAGGGGTTACTGCGGGGCACCCCAGGCCCCTCTAAGGAAGTGCTCCGGGTGGTGGGTGAGAGTGGGGAGCCCGTGAAGGCCTTCAAGTGTGAGCACTGCCGAATCCTTTTTCTGGACCATGTCATGTTCACCATCCACATGGGCTGCCATGGCTTCAGAGACCCTTTCGAGTGTAATATCTGTGGTTACCACAGCCAGGACCGGTACGAATTCTCTTCCCATATTGTCCGGGGGGAGCACAAGGTGGGCTAG
- the IKZF4 gene encoding zinc finger protein Eos isoform X7, whose product MLGVLGSGDSSLEKEFLGAPVGPSVSTPNSQHSSPSRSLSANSIKVEMYSDEESSRLLGPDERLLEKDDSVIVEDSLSEPLGYCDGSGPEPHSPGGIRLPNGKLKCDVCGMVCIGPNVLMVHKRSHTGERPFHCNQCGASFTQKGNLLRHIKLHSGEKPFKCPFCNYACRRRDALTGHLRTHSVSSPTVGKPYKCNYCGRSYKQQSTLEEHKERCHNYLQSLSTEAQALAGQAGDEIRDLEMVPDSMLHSSSERPTFIDRLANSLTKRKRSTPQKFVGEKQMRFSLSDIPYDVNSGGYEKDVELVAHHGLEPGFGGSLAFVGTEHLRPLRLPPTNCISELTPVISSVYTQMQPLPGRLELPGSREAGEGPEDLADGGPLLYRARGPLTDPGASPSNGCQDSTDTESNHEDRVGGVVSLPQGPPPQPPPTIVVGRPSPAYAKEDPKPQEGLLRGTPGPSKEVLRVVGESGEPVKAFKCEHCRILFLDHVMFTIHMGCHGFRDPFECNICGYHSQDRYEFSSHIVRGEHKVG is encoded by the exons ATGCTTGGTGTGCTTG GTAGCGGGGACTCATCTCTGGAGAAGGAGTTCCTTGGGGCCCCAGTGGGGCCCTCAGTGAGCACCCCCAACAGCCAGCACTCTTCTCCCAGCCGCTCACTTAGTG CCAACTCCATCAAGGTGGAGATGTACAGCGATGAGGAGTCGAGCAGACTGCTGGGGCCAGATGAGCGGCTCCTAGAAAAGGACGACAGTGTGATCGTGGAAGACTCGTTGTCAGAGCCCCTGGGCTACTGTGACGGAAGTGGGCCAGAACCTCACTCCCCCGGGGGCATCCGGCTGCCCAATGGCAAGCTCAAATGTGATGTCTGCGGCATGGTCTGTATCGGACCCAATGTGCTCATGGTGCATAAGCGCAGCCACACGG GTGAAAGGCCCTTCCACTGCAACCAGTGTGGCGCCTCCTTCACCCAGAAGGGGAACCTGCTGCGCCACATCAAACTGCACTCTGGGGAGAAGCCTTTCAAATGTCCCTTCTGTAACTACGCCTGCCGCCGGCGTGATGCTCTCACTGGCCACCTCCGTACACACTCCG TCTCCTCTCCCACGGTGGGCAAGCCCTACAAGTGTAACTACTGTGGCCGGAGCTACAAACAGCAGAGTACGCTGGAGGAGCACAAAGAGAGGTGCCACAACTACCTACAGAGTCTCAGCACTGAAGCCCAAGCTCTGGCTGGACAAGCAG gtGATGAGATACGTGACCTAGAGATGGTGCCGGACTCCATGCTGCACTCATCCTCTGAGCGGCCAACCTTCATTGATCGGCTGGCCAACAGCCTCACCAAACGCAAGCGTTCCACCCCCCAGAAGTTTGTAG GTGAAAAGCAGATGCGTTTCAGCCTCTCAGACATCCCCTATGATGTGAACTCGGGTGGCTATGAGAAGGATGTGGAGTTGGTGGCACACcatggcctggagcctggctttggaGGTTCTCTGGCCTTTGTGGGGACAGAGCATCTGCGTCCCCTCCGCCTTCCACCTACCAATTGCATCTCAGAACTCACACCCGTCATCAGCTCTGTCTACACCCAGATGCAGCCCCTCCCTGGCCGACTGGAGCTTCCAGGGTCCCGGGAAGCAGGTGAGGGACCTGAGGACCTGGCTGATGGAGGTCCCCTCCTCTACCGGGCCCGAGGCCCCCTAACCGACCCTGGGGCATCCCCCAGCAATGGCTGCCAGGACTCTACAGACACAGAGAGCAACCACGAAGATCGGGTTGGGGGGGTGGTATCCCTCCCTCAgggtcccccaccccagccacctcCCACTATTGTGGTGGGCCGGCCCAGTCCTGCCTACGCCAAAGAGGACCCCAAGCCACAGGAGGGGTTACTGCGGGGCACCCCAGGCCCCTCTAAGGAAGTGCTCCGGGTGGTGGGTGAGAGTGGGGAGCCCGTGAAGGCCTTCAAGTGTGAGCACTGCCGAATCCTTTTTCTGGACCATGTCATGTTCACCATCCACATGGGCTGCCATGGCTTCAGAGACCCTTTCGAGTGTAATATCTGTGGTTACCACAGCCAGGACCGGTACGAATTCTCTTCCCATATTGTCCGGGGGGAGCACAAGGTGGGCTAG
- the IKZF4 gene encoding zinc finger protein Eos isoform X1 — translation MHTPPALPRRFQGGGRVRTPGSHRQGKDNLERDPSGGCVPDFLPQAQDSNHFIMESLFCESSGDSSLEKEFLGAPVGPSVSTPNSQHSSPSRSLSANSIKVEMYSDEESSRLLGPDERLLEKDDSVIVEDSLSEPLGYCDGSGPEPHSPGGIRLPNGKLKCDVCGMVCIGPNVLMVHKRSHTGERPFHCNQCGASFTQKGNLLRHIKLHSGEKPFKCPFCNYACRRRDALTGHLRTHSVSSPTVGKPYKCNYCGRSYKQQSTLEEHKERCHNYLQSLSTEAQALAGQAGDEIRDLEMVPDSMLHSSSERPTFIDRLANSLTKRKRSTPQKFVGEKQMRFSLSDIPYDVNSGGYEKDVELVAHHGLEPGFGGSLAFVGTEHLRPLRLPPTNCISELTPVISSVYTQMQPLPGRLELPGSREAGEGPEDLADGGPLLYRARGPLTDPGASPSNGCQDSTDTESNHEDRVGGVVSLPQGPPPQPPPTIVVGRPSPAYAKEDPKPQEGLLRGTPGPSKEVLRVVGESGEPVKAFKCEHCRILFLDHVMFTIHMGCHGFRDPFECNICGYHSQDRYEFSSHIVRGEHKVG, via the exons ATGCACACACCACCCGCACTCCCTCGCCGTTTCCAAGGCGGCGGCCGCGTTCGCACCCCAGGGTCTCACCGGCAAGGGAAGGATAAT CTGGAGAGGGATCCCTCAGGAGGGTGTGTTCCGGATTTCTTGCCTCAGGCCCAAGACTCCAACCATTTTATAATGGAATCTTTATTTTGTGAAA GTAGCGGGGACTCATCTCTGGAGAAGGAGTTCCTTGGGGCCCCAGTGGGGCCCTCAGTGAGCACCCCCAACAGCCAGCACTCTTCTCCCAGCCGCTCACTTAGTG CCAACTCCATCAAGGTGGAGATGTACAGCGATGAGGAGTCGAGCAGACTGCTGGGGCCAGATGAGCGGCTCCTAGAAAAGGACGACAGTGTGATCGTGGAAGACTCGTTGTCAGAGCCCCTGGGCTACTGTGACGGAAGTGGGCCAGAACCTCACTCCCCCGGGGGCATCCGGCTGCCCAATGGCAAGCTCAAATGTGATGTCTGCGGCATGGTCTGTATCGGACCCAATGTGCTCATGGTGCATAAGCGCAGCCACACGG GTGAAAGGCCCTTCCACTGCAACCAGTGTGGCGCCTCCTTCACCCAGAAGGGGAACCTGCTGCGCCACATCAAACTGCACTCTGGGGAGAAGCCTTTCAAATGTCCCTTCTGTAACTACGCCTGCCGCCGGCGTGATGCTCTCACTGGCCACCTCCGTACACACTCCG TCTCCTCTCCCACGGTGGGCAAGCCCTACAAGTGTAACTACTGTGGCCGGAGCTACAAACAGCAGAGTACGCTGGAGGAGCACAAAGAGAGGTGCCACAACTACCTACAGAGTCTCAGCACTGAAGCCCAAGCTCTGGCTGGACAAGCAG gtGATGAGATACGTGACCTAGAGATGGTGCCGGACTCCATGCTGCACTCATCCTCTGAGCGGCCAACCTTCATTGATCGGCTGGCCAACAGCCTCACCAAACGCAAGCGTTCCACCCCCCAGAAGTTTGTAG GTGAAAAGCAGATGCGTTTCAGCCTCTCAGACATCCCCTATGATGTGAACTCGGGTGGCTATGAGAAGGATGTGGAGTTGGTGGCACACcatggcctggagcctggctttggaGGTTCTCTGGCCTTTGTGGGGACAGAGCATCTGCGTCCCCTCCGCCTTCCACCTACCAATTGCATCTCAGAACTCACACCCGTCATCAGCTCTGTCTACACCCAGATGCAGCCCCTCCCTGGCCGACTGGAGCTTCCAGGGTCCCGGGAAGCAGGTGAGGGACCTGAGGACCTGGCTGATGGAGGTCCCCTCCTCTACCGGGCCCGAGGCCCCCTAACCGACCCTGGGGCATCCCCCAGCAATGGCTGCCAGGACTCTACAGACACAGAGAGCAACCACGAAGATCGGGTTGGGGGGGTGGTATCCCTCCCTCAgggtcccccaccccagccacctcCCACTATTGTGGTGGGCCGGCCCAGTCCTGCCTACGCCAAAGAGGACCCCAAGCCACAGGAGGGGTTACTGCGGGGCACCCCAGGCCCCTCTAAGGAAGTGCTCCGGGTGGTGGGTGAGAGTGGGGAGCCCGTGAAGGCCTTCAAGTGTGAGCACTGCCGAATCCTTTTTCTGGACCATGTCATGTTCACCATCCACATGGGCTGCCATGGCTTCAGAGACCCTTTCGAGTGTAATATCTGTGGTTACCACAGCCAGGACCGGTACGAATTCTCTTCCCATATTGTCCGGGGGGAGCACAAGGTGGGCTAG
- the IKZF4 gene encoding zinc finger protein Eos isoform X8, with product MYSDEESSRLLGPDERLLEKDDSVIVEDSLSEPLGYCDGSGPEPHSPGGIRLPNGKLKCDVCGMVCIGPNVLMVHKRSHTGERPFHCNQCGASFTQKGNLLRHIKLHSGEKPFKCPFCNYACRRRDALTGHLRTHSVSSPTVGKPYKCNYCGRSYKQQSTLEEHKERCHNYLQSLSTEAQALAGQAGDEIRDLEMVPDSMLHSSSERPTFIDRLANSLTKRKRSTPQKFVGEKQMRFSLSDIPYDVNSGGYEKDVELVAHHGLEPGFGGSLAFVGTEHLRPLRLPPTNCISELTPVISSVYTQMQPLPGRLELPGSREAGEGPEDLADGGPLLYRARGPLTDPGASPSNGCQDSTDTESNHEDRVGGVVSLPQGPPPQPPPTIVVGRPSPAYAKEDPKPQEGLLRGTPGPSKEVLRVVGESGEPVKAFKCEHCRILFLDHVMFTIHMGCHGFRDPFECNICGYHSQDRYEFSSHIVRGEHKVG from the exons ATGTACAGCGATGAGGAGTCGAGCAGACTGCTGGGGCCAGATGAGCGGCTCCTAGAAAAGGACGACAGTGTGATCGTGGAAGACTCGTTGTCAGAGCCCCTGGGCTACTGTGACGGAAGTGGGCCAGAACCTCACTCCCCCGGGGGCATCCGGCTGCCCAATGGCAAGCTCAAATGTGATGTCTGCGGCATGGTCTGTATCGGACCCAATGTGCTCATGGTGCATAAGCGCAGCCACACGG GTGAAAGGCCCTTCCACTGCAACCAGTGTGGCGCCTCCTTCACCCAGAAGGGGAACCTGCTGCGCCACATCAAACTGCACTCTGGGGAGAAGCCTTTCAAATGTCCCTTCTGTAACTACGCCTGCCGCCGGCGTGATGCTCTCACTGGCCACCTCCGTACACACTCCG TCTCCTCTCCCACGGTGGGCAAGCCCTACAAGTGTAACTACTGTGGCCGGAGCTACAAACAGCAGAGTACGCTGGAGGAGCACAAAGAGAGGTGCCACAACTACCTACAGAGTCTCAGCACTGAAGCCCAAGCTCTGGCTGGACAAGCAG gtGATGAGATACGTGACCTAGAGATGGTGCCGGACTCCATGCTGCACTCATCCTCTGAGCGGCCAACCTTCATTGATCGGCTGGCCAACAGCCTCACCAAACGCAAGCGTTCCACCCCCCAGAAGTTTGTAG GTGAAAAGCAGATGCGTTTCAGCCTCTCAGACATCCCCTATGATGTGAACTCGGGTGGCTATGAGAAGGATGTGGAGTTGGTGGCACACcatggcctggagcctggctttggaGGTTCTCTGGCCTTTGTGGGGACAGAGCATCTGCGTCCCCTCCGCCTTCCACCTACCAATTGCATCTCAGAACTCACACCCGTCATCAGCTCTGTCTACACCCAGATGCAGCCCCTCCCTGGCCGACTGGAGCTTCCAGGGTCCCGGGAAGCAGGTGAGGGACCTGAGGACCTGGCTGATGGAGGTCCCCTCCTCTACCGGGCCCGAGGCCCCCTAACCGACCCTGGGGCATCCCCCAGCAATGGCTGCCAGGACTCTACAGACACAGAGAGCAACCACGAAGATCGGGTTGGGGGGGTGGTATCCCTCCCTCAgggtcccccaccccagccacctcCCACTATTGTGGTGGGCCGGCCCAGTCCTGCCTACGCCAAAGAGGACCCCAAGCCACAGGAGGGGTTACTGCGGGGCACCCCAGGCCCCTCTAAGGAAGTGCTCCGGGTGGTGGGTGAGAGTGGGGAGCCCGTGAAGGCCTTCAAGTGTGAGCACTGCCGAATCCTTTTTCTGGACCATGTCATGTTCACCATCCACATGGGCTGCCATGGCTTCAGAGACCCTTTCGAGTGTAATATCTGTGGTTACCACAGCCAGGACCGGTACGAATTCTCTTCCCATATTGTCCGGGGGGAGCACAAGGTGGGCTAG
- the IKZF4 gene encoding zinc finger protein Eos isoform X2: protein MHTPPALPRRFQGGGRVRTPGSHRQGKDNTSSRLLSLAVSSGPPHHHPKSSSQGSGDSSLEKEFLGAPVGPSVSTPNSQHSSPSRSLSANSIKVEMYSDEESSRLLGPDERLLEKDDSVIVEDSLSEPLGYCDGSGPEPHSPGGIRLPNGKLKCDVCGMVCIGPNVLMVHKRSHTGERPFHCNQCGASFTQKGNLLRHIKLHSGEKPFKCPFCNYACRRRDALTGHLRTHSVSSPTVGKPYKCNYCGRSYKQQSTLEEHKERCHNYLQSLSTEAQALAGQAGDEIRDLEMVPDSMLHSSSERPTFIDRLANSLTKRKRSTPQKFVGEKQMRFSLSDIPYDVNSGGYEKDVELVAHHGLEPGFGGSLAFVGTEHLRPLRLPPTNCISELTPVISSVYTQMQPLPGRLELPGSREAGEGPEDLADGGPLLYRARGPLTDPGASPSNGCQDSTDTESNHEDRVGGVVSLPQGPPPQPPPTIVVGRPSPAYAKEDPKPQEGLLRGTPGPSKEVLRVVGESGEPVKAFKCEHCRILFLDHVMFTIHMGCHGFRDPFECNICGYHSQDRYEFSSHIVRGEHKVG from the exons ATGCACACACCACCCGCACTCCCTCGCCGTTTCCAAGGCGGCGGCCGCGTTCGCACCCCAGGGTCTCACCGGCAAGGGAAGGATAAT acgtcttcaagactTCTTTCTTTGGCTGTCAGCTCCggaccaccccaccatcaccctaAAAGTTCATCACAAG GTAGCGGGGACTCATCTCTGGAGAAGGAGTTCCTTGGGGCCCCAGTGGGGCCCTCAGTGAGCACCCCCAACAGCCAGCACTCTTCTCCCAGCCGCTCACTTAGTG CCAACTCCATCAAGGTGGAGATGTACAGCGATGAGGAGTCGAGCAGACTGCTGGGGCCAGATGAGCGGCTCCTAGAAAAGGACGACAGTGTGATCGTGGAAGACTCGTTGTCAGAGCCCCTGGGCTACTGTGACGGAAGTGGGCCAGAACCTCACTCCCCCGGGGGCATCCGGCTGCCCAATGGCAAGCTCAAATGTGATGTCTGCGGCATGGTCTGTATCGGACCCAATGTGCTCATGGTGCATAAGCGCAGCCACACGG GTGAAAGGCCCTTCCACTGCAACCAGTGTGGCGCCTCCTTCACCCAGAAGGGGAACCTGCTGCGCCACATCAAACTGCACTCTGGGGAGAAGCCTTTCAAATGTCCCTTCTGTAACTACGCCTGCCGCCGGCGTGATGCTCTCACTGGCCACCTCCGTACACACTCCG TCTCCTCTCCCACGGTGGGCAAGCCCTACAAGTGTAACTACTGTGGCCGGAGCTACAAACAGCAGAGTACGCTGGAGGAGCACAAAGAGAGGTGCCACAACTACCTACAGAGTCTCAGCACTGAAGCCCAAGCTCTGGCTGGACAAGCAG gtGATGAGATACGTGACCTAGAGATGGTGCCGGACTCCATGCTGCACTCATCCTCTGAGCGGCCAACCTTCATTGATCGGCTGGCCAACAGCCTCACCAAACGCAAGCGTTCCACCCCCCAGAAGTTTGTAG GTGAAAAGCAGATGCGTTTCAGCCTCTCAGACATCCCCTATGATGTGAACTCGGGTGGCTATGAGAAGGATGTGGAGTTGGTGGCACACcatggcctggagcctggctttggaGGTTCTCTGGCCTTTGTGGGGACAGAGCATCTGCGTCCCCTCCGCCTTCCACCTACCAATTGCATCTCAGAACTCACACCCGTCATCAGCTCTGTCTACACCCAGATGCAGCCCCTCCCTGGCCGACTGGAGCTTCCAGGGTCCCGGGAAGCAGGTGAGGGACCTGAGGACCTGGCTGATGGAGGTCCCCTCCTCTACCGGGCCCGAGGCCCCCTAACCGACCCTGGGGCATCCCCCAGCAATGGCTGCCAGGACTCTACAGACACAGAGAGCAACCACGAAGATCGGGTTGGGGGGGTGGTATCCCTCCCTCAgggtcccccaccccagccacctcCCACTATTGTGGTGGGCCGGCCCAGTCCTGCCTACGCCAAAGAGGACCCCAAGCCACAGGAGGGGTTACTGCGGGGCACCCCAGGCCCCTCTAAGGAAGTGCTCCGGGTGGTGGGTGAGAGTGGGGAGCCCGTGAAGGCCTTCAAGTGTGAGCACTGCCGAATCCTTTTTCTGGACCATGTCATGTTCACCATCCACATGGGCTGCCATGGCTTCAGAGACCCTTTCGAGTGTAATATCTGTGGTTACCACAGCCAGGACCGGTACGAATTCTCTTCCCATATTGTCCGGGGGGAGCACAAGGTGGGCTAG
- the IKZF4 gene encoding zinc finger protein Eos isoform X3: MLFPSGLDRGRVSKAQPVSSQKSELGTRLTRAHGSKSGDSSLEKEFLGAPVGPSVSTPNSQHSSPSRSLSANSIKVEMYSDEESSRLLGPDERLLEKDDSVIVEDSLSEPLGYCDGSGPEPHSPGGIRLPNGKLKCDVCGMVCIGPNVLMVHKRSHTGERPFHCNQCGASFTQKGNLLRHIKLHSGEKPFKCPFCNYACRRRDALTGHLRTHSVSSPTVGKPYKCNYCGRSYKQQSTLEEHKERCHNYLQSLSTEAQALAGQAGDEIRDLEMVPDSMLHSSSERPTFIDRLANSLTKRKRSTPQKFVGEKQMRFSLSDIPYDVNSGGYEKDVELVAHHGLEPGFGGSLAFVGTEHLRPLRLPPTNCISELTPVISSVYTQMQPLPGRLELPGSREAGEGPEDLADGGPLLYRARGPLTDPGASPSNGCQDSTDTESNHEDRVGGVVSLPQGPPPQPPPTIVVGRPSPAYAKEDPKPQEGLLRGTPGPSKEVLRVVGESGEPVKAFKCEHCRILFLDHVMFTIHMGCHGFRDPFECNICGYHSQDRYEFSSHIVRGEHKVG, from the exons ATGCTCTTCCCCTCAGGCCTAGATAGAGGTAGGGTGAGCAAGGCGCAGCCAGTGAGCTCACAGAAGTCAGAACTGGGCACCAGGCTGACAAGGGCACACGGGAGCAAAAG CGGGGACTCATCTCTGGAGAAGGAGTTCCTTGGGGCCCCAGTGGGGCCCTCAGTGAGCACCCCCAACAGCCAGCACTCTTCTCCCAGCCGCTCACTTAGTG CCAACTCCATCAAGGTGGAGATGTACAGCGATGAGGAGTCGAGCAGACTGCTGGGGCCAGATGAGCGGCTCCTAGAAAAGGACGACAGTGTGATCGTGGAAGACTCGTTGTCAGAGCCCCTGGGCTACTGTGACGGAAGTGGGCCAGAACCTCACTCCCCCGGGGGCATCCGGCTGCCCAATGGCAAGCTCAAATGTGATGTCTGCGGCATGGTCTGTATCGGACCCAATGTGCTCATGGTGCATAAGCGCAGCCACACGG GTGAAAGGCCCTTCCACTGCAACCAGTGTGGCGCCTCCTTCACCCAGAAGGGGAACCTGCTGCGCCACATCAAACTGCACTCTGGGGAGAAGCCTTTCAAATGTCCCTTCTGTAACTACGCCTGCCGCCGGCGTGATGCTCTCACTGGCCACCTCCGTACACACTCCG TCTCCTCTCCCACGGTGGGCAAGCCCTACAAGTGTAACTACTGTGGCCGGAGCTACAAACAGCAGAGTACGCTGGAGGAGCACAAAGAGAGGTGCCACAACTACCTACAGAGTCTCAGCACTGAAGCCCAAGCTCTGGCTGGACAAGCAG gtGATGAGATACGTGACCTAGAGATGGTGCCGGACTCCATGCTGCACTCATCCTCTGAGCGGCCAACCTTCATTGATCGGCTGGCCAACAGCCTCACCAAACGCAAGCGTTCCACCCCCCAGAAGTTTGTAG GTGAAAAGCAGATGCGTTTCAGCCTCTCAGACATCCCCTATGATGTGAACTCGGGTGGCTATGAGAAGGATGTGGAGTTGGTGGCACACcatggcctggagcctggctttggaGGTTCTCTGGCCTTTGTGGGGACAGAGCATCTGCGTCCCCTCCGCCTTCCACCTACCAATTGCATCTCAGAACTCACACCCGTCATCAGCTCTGTCTACACCCAGATGCAGCCCCTCCCTGGCCGACTGGAGCTTCCAGGGTCCCGGGAAGCAGGTGAGGGACCTGAGGACCTGGCTGATGGAGGTCCCCTCCTCTACCGGGCCCGAGGCCCCCTAACCGACCCTGGGGCATCCCCCAGCAATGGCTGCCAGGACTCTACAGACACAGAGAGCAACCACGAAGATCGGGTTGGGGGGGTGGTATCCCTCCCTCAgggtcccccaccccagccacctcCCACTATTGTGGTGGGCCGGCCCAGTCCTGCCTACGCCAAAGAGGACCCCAAGCCACAGGAGGGGTTACTGCGGGGCACCCCAGGCCCCTCTAAGGAAGTGCTCCGGGTGGTGGGTGAGAGTGGGGAGCCCGTGAAGGCCTTCAAGTGTGAGCACTGCCGAATCCTTTTTCTGGACCATGTCATGTTCACCATCCACATGGGCTGCCATGGCTTCAGAGACCCTTTCGAGTGTAATATCTGTGGTTACCACAGCCAGGACCGGTACGAATTCTCTTCCCATATTGTCCGGGGGGAGCACAAGGTGGGCTAG